In Oncorhynchus clarkii lewisi isolate Uvic-CL-2024 chromosome 2, UVic_Ocla_1.0, whole genome shotgun sequence, one DNA window encodes the following:
- the LOC139370999 gene encoding gigaxonin — translation MSSTESEVSVAGSVVSDPQHSQKLLKALRSFWQEQCFQDAVLVLDGEKIPVQKNILAAASPYIRTKLNYNPPKEDGSMYTIELQGISVTIMKQILDYIFSGEISLSEDTIQDMVQAADLLLLTDLKSLCCQFLESCIAAENCIGIRLFSLHYCLHHVHHVATDFLQTHFRDVAATDEFRELPPDRLCEILSMEKLNVGNEKHVLEAVVRWLGHDLEERRVHMKEVMSSVWIQGLDQGYLREQVLGEPLMREVIREYCNAPLGGAALQGEALLAAFKPRGYSECIVTVGGEERGTRKPSAMARCMCPLYDPNRQLWIELEPMSIGRIGHGVLAAEGYLFVMGGMDETKMVLSSGEKYDPDTNTWTPIPSMKQARQNFGVAELDGMIYVLGGEDEDIELLTVEVFDPHFNTWTTQTSMTMVRKIGCYATMKKKIYAMGGGSYGKLYDSVECYDPKTKQWTAICPLKERRFGSVACGVGQELYVFGGVRSRDSDNPESSTMTTCKSEFFHDEMKRWMYLDDQTLCVQTSSSFVYGAVPIGASIYVVGDLDTGTTYDYVREFRRSSGTWHRTKPMLTSDLCKTGCAALRIANCKLFRLQLKQGLFRLRVPTS, via the exons ATGTCCAGTACTGAGTCCGAGGTTAGCGTTGCAGGTTCGGTGGTGTCAGACCCTCAACACTCTCAGAAACTTCTCAAGGCCCTTCGCTCCTTTTGGCAAGAACAATGCTTCCAAGACGCAGTGTTAGTACTGGACGGGGAAAAGATTCCAGTCCAGAAAAACATTTTGGCTGCGGCTAGTCCATACATCAG AACAAAACTGAACTACAACCCTCCAAAGGAAGATGGATCCATGTACACCATTGAGCTTCAGGGAATCTCTGTCACTATCATGAAGCAGATCCTGGACTACATCTTTAGTGGGGAG ATCAGTCTGAGTGAGGACACCATTCAGGACATGGTCCAGGCTGCTGACCTGCTGCTTCTGACAGACTTGAAGTCCCTGTGCTGCCAGTTCCTAGAGAGCTGCATTGCTGCCGAGAACTGCATTGGGATCCGGCTCTTCTCTCTACATTACTGTCTGCACCATGTTCACCATGTTGCCACAGACTTCCTCCAGACACATTTCCGTGATGTGGCTGCCACGGACGAGTTCAGGGAGTTACCCCCAGACCGGCTGTGTGAGATCCTGTCCATGGAGAAGCTCAACGTGGGCAATGAGAAGCATGTCCTGGAGGCTGTGGTGCGCTGGCTCGGTCATGACCTGGAGGAACGGAGG GTGCACATGAAAGAGGTGATGTCATCAGTGTGGATCCAGGGCCTGGACCAAGGTTACCTGAGGGAGCAGGTATTGGGAGAGCCCTTGATGAGGGAGGTGATCAGGGAGTACTGCAACGCTCCACTGGGGGGTGCTGCACTGCAGGGTGAGGCTCTTCTAGCTGCCTTCAAACCTCGTGGCTACTCGGAGTGCATCGTCACtgtaggaggggaggagagagg AACGAGGAAGCCGTCAGCCATGGCACGCTGCATGTGTCCACTCTATGATCCAAACCGTCAGCTGTGGATCGAGCTGGAACCAATGAGCATTGGCCGAATAGGGCATGGGGTGCTGGCTGCAG AGGGCTACCTCTTTGTGATGGGTGGTATGGATGAAACTAAGATGGTCCTGAGCAGTGGGGAGAAATATGACCCAGACACAAACACCTGGACCCCAATTCCTTCCATGAAACAG GCGAGGCAGAACTTTGGTGTTGCAGAGCTGGATGGGATGATCTATGTtttgggaggagaggatgaggacatAGAGCTCCTGACTGTAGAGGTTTTCGACCCTCACTTTAACACCTGGACAACCCAAACCAGCATGACAATGGTCCGCAAG ATTGGCTGCTATGCCACCATGAAAAAGAAGATCTATGCAATGGGTGGTGGGTCATATGGAAAGCTGTACGACTCAGTAGAATGCTATGATCCAAAGACCAAGCAGTGGACTGCAATCTGCCCTTTGAAAGAGAGAAG GTTTGGCTCAGTGGCATGTGGTGTGGGTCAGGAACTCTATGTGTTTGGAGGCGTGAGGAGCCGTGACTCAGACAACCCAGAATCCAGCACCATGACCACCTGCAAGTCTGAGTTTTTCCATGATGAGATGAAAAG ATGGATGTACCTTGATGACCAGACTCTCTGTGTTCAGACCAGTTCCTCTTTTGTGTATGGCGCTGTCCCCATTGGTGCCAGCATCTATGTAGTGGGAGACTTAGACACTG GTACAACCTATGACTATGTGAGAGAATTCCGTCGCAGCTCGGGGACGTGGCACCGCACCAAGCCCATGCTGACATCTGATCTGTGCAAGACTGGCTGTGCAGCCCTGCGCATCGCTAACTGCAAACTGTTCCGTCTGCAGCTGAAGCAGGGCCTGTTTAGACTCAGGGTCCCGACCTCCTAG